From bacterium, a single genomic window includes:
- a CDS encoding SRPBCC family protein yields the protein MVIFKDTIEIKATPEKVFDWFANMEKNYKIWHKDHKECRYLKGDSLEIGSVIYVEEYIDGYLEKTRFQITNTRQYSQLEYKALFPHSIGGARFVFIIEPYNSGSLFTTELHLGHKIGLLNRFIQILCVLFNNKLKAVKQHITEEQENLKRILEEG from the coding sequence ATGGTAATATTTAAGGATACAATTGAGATTAAAGCAACACCAGAAAAAGTTTTTGACTGGTTTGCCAATATGGAGAAAAATTATAAAATATGGCACAAAGACCATAAAGAATGTCGCTATCTTAAAGGAGACTCACTAGAGATAGGTTCAGTTATTTATGTAGAAGAATATATTGATGGATATTTAGAAAAGACAAGGTTTCAGATTACAAATACCAGGCAATATTCACAATTAGAATATAAGGCATTATTTCCTCATTCTATAGGAGGGGCAAGGTTTGTTTTTATTATAGAGCCTTATAATTCTGGCTCTTTGTTTACAACCGAGCTACACCTGGGGCATAAAATTGGATTATTAAATAGATTTATCCAGATATTATGTGTATTATTCAATAACAAACTTAAGGCTGTTAAACAACATATTACTGAAGAACAAGAAAACCTCAAAAGGATTTTGGAAGAGGGTTAA
- a CDS encoding flavodoxin family protein: MKILGISGSQRKDGNSYLLLKSSLEGAKEEGIFETEILQLADFEIKPCEAHYSGLHKFEAWGCGKKPYKCILKDDFGKAFQKMITADGIIIAAPLYYPVPAKLVALMERLMVIVYFAKKADKNYIWPLTGKPFGAIATSYEDSTILVLKILRKFGFIASVLSLK; encoded by the coding sequence ATGAAAATATTGGGTATAAGCGGCTCGCAAAGGAAAGATGGTAATTCCTATCTTCTCCTTAAATCTAGCCTTGAAGGAGCAAAAGAAGAAGGAATCTTTGAAACAGAGATACTGCAATTAGCAGACTTTGAGATAAAACCCTGTGAAGCTCACTACTCTGGCTTGCATAAATTTGAGGCTTGGGGTTGTGGTAAGAAGCCTTATAAATGTATACTTAAGGATGATTTTGGAAAGGCTTTTCAAAAGATGATTACAGCAGATGGAATAATTATAGCCGCTCCTCTCTATTATCCAGTTCCAGCAAAATTGGTGGCTTTGATGGAGAGATTGATGGTAATAGTTTATTTTGCAAAAAAGGCGGATAAAAACTACATCTGGCCCCTTACAGGTAAACCATTTGGAGCTATTGCCACTTCTTACGAGGATAGCACAATCCTGGTTTTAAAAATCCTCCGAAAGTTTGGTTTTATCGCTAGTGTGCTGTCCCTTAAATAA
- a CDS encoding TdeIII family type II restriction endonuclease, with amino-acid sequence MAMNSFQKKHIIGVIKSCIRDKFQNYKPESNNMPFHYRLLGKDRMALFSFIHSLNTTFGTSIFEPVAETLASLTFSVAQKQFVVGNTISEQAQTEIQRIMNELTLGNNPNKPEETARIRKVCNKGKMNKLRTVKVDLFVKSNDGTIHLFDLKTVKPNLSNFKDFKRTLLEWVAIYLAKNPNANIHSYIAIPYNPYEPKPYERWTLKGMLDLDNELKVAEEFWDFLGGNGAYAKLLNCFERVGIELRPEIDGYFSKFKQ; translated from the coding sequence ATGGCAATGAATAGTTTTCAGAAAAAACATATAATTGGTGTAATCAAGAGTTGCATAAGGGACAAGTTTCAAAATTACAAGCCGGAATCCAATAACATGCCCTTTCATTATCGCTTGCTTGGTAAAGACAGGATGGCATTATTTTCTTTTATTCATTCTTTGAATACTACTTTTGGAACTTCTATTTTTGAACCTGTGGCTGAAACATTGGCAAGTTTAACCTTTTCTGTAGCACAAAAACAATTTGTCGTAGGCAATACAATAAGTGAACAAGCACAGACAGAAATTCAACGCATTATGAATGAATTGACCCTTGGAAATAATCCCAACAAACCAGAAGAAACCGCAAGGATAAGAAAAGTTTGTAATAAAGGAAAAATGAACAAATTAAGAACTGTAAAAGTAGATTTATTTGTTAAAAGTAACGATGGAACCATTCATTTATTTGATTTAAAAACAGTTAAACCTAATCTCAGTAATTTCAAGGACTTTAAAAGGACATTATTAGAATGGGTGGCAATATATTTAGCCAAAAATCCTAATGCAAATATTCATTCTTATATTGCTATCCCATACAATCCATACGAGCCAAAACCCTATGAAAGATGGACATTAAAAGGTATGTTAGATTTAGACAATGAATTAAAAGTCGCAGAGGAATTCTGGGATTTTCTTGGTGGTAATGGAGCTTACGCAAAACTATTAAATTGTTTTGAAAGAGTGGGTATAGAATTAAGACCAGAAATAGATGGGTATTTTTCAAAATTCAAGCAATAA